The Iamia majanohamensis genome window below encodes:
- a CDS encoding pseudouridine synthase: protein MTGSAEDEVRLQKVLARVGLGSRRACEELIADGRVTVDGHEATLGDRVDPAVARVEVDGVPIGIRPDLVHYLLNKPAGVVTTADDPQGRPVVVDLVPAEPRVFPVGRLDMDTEGLLLLTNDGDLAHRITHPSYGIEKEYLAEVEGEPARGALRRLREGVELDDGPTAPATVGRVGPSLLRIVVHEGRNRQVRRMCEAVGHPVRRLVRTRLAELSDPGLPPGGWRALTTDEVRALERSVADADDRR, encoded by the coding sequence GTGACGGGGTCGGCTGAGGACGAGGTCCGGCTCCAGAAGGTCCTGGCCCGGGTGGGCTTGGGCAGCCGCCGGGCCTGCGAGGAGCTCATCGCCGACGGGCGGGTCACCGTCGACGGCCACGAGGCCACCCTGGGCGACCGGGTCGACCCCGCCGTGGCCCGGGTCGAGGTCGACGGGGTGCCCATCGGCATCCGCCCCGACCTGGTCCACTACCTGCTGAACAAGCCGGCCGGCGTCGTCACGACCGCGGATGATCCGCAGGGCCGGCCCGTGGTGGTCGACCTGGTGCCGGCCGAGCCCCGGGTGTTCCCCGTGGGCCGCCTCGACATGGACACCGAGGGCCTGCTCCTGCTCACCAACGACGGCGACCTGGCGCACCGCATCACCCACCCCTCCTACGGCATCGAGAAGGAGTACCTGGCCGAGGTCGAGGGCGAGCCCGCCCGGGGGGCGCTGCGCCGCCTGCGCGAGGGCGTGGAGCTCGACGACGGGCCCACCGCGCCGGCCACCGTGGGCCGGGTCGGGCCCTCGCTGCTGCGGATCGTCGTCCACGAGGGCCGCAACCGCCAGGTGCGCCGCATGTGCGAGGCGGTGGGCCATCCCGTGCGGCGCTTGGTGCGCACCCGCCTGGCCGAGCTGTCCGACCCGGGCCTCCCGCCCGGGGGGTGGCGGGCGCTCACCACCGACGAGGTCCGGGCCCTGGAGCGGTCCGTGGCCGACGCCGACGACCGCCGCTGA
- the aroH gene encoding chorismate mutase: MAPAVRALRGATTVDVDTPEHIQDRVLALLDTLVERNDVHHDDLISILFTATEDVVSTFPATAARARGLGDVPLICARELSIEGGTPMCIRVLVHLTTERTRDQLHHVYLEGARHLRDDLPS, translated from the coding sequence ATGGCCCCTGCCGTGCGAGCCCTCCGGGGCGCCACGACCGTCGACGTCGACACCCCCGAGCACATCCAGGACCGCGTCCTCGCCCTCCTCGACACGCTCGTGGAGCGCAACGACGTCCACCACGACGACCTCATCAGCATCCTCTTCACCGCCACCGAGGACGTGGTGAGCACCTTCCCGGCCACCGCGGCGCGGGCGCGGGGCCTCGGCGACGTGCCCCTCATCTGCGCCCGGGAGCTGAGCATCGAGGGCGGCACCCCCATGTGCATCCGGGTGCTGGTGCACCTCACCACCGAGCGCACCCGCGACCAGCTCCACCACGTGTACCTCGAGGGTGCCCGCCACCTCCGCGACGACCTCCCGAGCTGA
- the aroA gene encoding 3-phosphoshikimate 1-carboxyvinyltransferase, translated as MPALGDLPDPCPVAPLAAPPDAEATVPGGRSITNRALVAAALADGTSVLEGVGTSDDTEAMVDCLRGLGAAIEVDEAAARATVTGVAGRPQGPAEVFARLSGTTSRFVTPVAALAGAPVRVDAAPPMRARPMGDLLDALRALGVAVAEEGEAGHLPVTVTGPPSGREVAVPGTTSSQFVSGLLLAGAALPEGLVVRRSTERLVSAPYVDMTRSVMAAFGVAVADAPDGALVVPGGGYRAATYAVEPDAATAGYLLAAAAMTGGRVRVPGLPPAALQADAALVEVLAAMGATVRRDAAGTEVTGPAPGADGRVHLRGGTFDLTAFSDMAPTVAVLAALADEPVEVTGVGFIRGKETDRIAAPVTELRRCGVDAAETDDGFVVRPGGDGPHGATFSTYDDHRMAMSFALLGLVVEGVAVRDPGCVAKTFPGFFTALDDLRR; from the coding sequence GTGCCCGCCCTCGGGGACCTGCCCGACCCCTGCCCGGTGGCGCCGCTGGCGGCACCGCCCGACGCCGAGGCCACCGTGCCCGGCGGGCGCAGCATCACCAACCGGGCCCTCGTCGCGGCGGCCCTGGCGGACGGGACGAGCGTGCTCGAGGGGGTGGGGACCTCCGACGACACCGAGGCCATGGTCGACTGCCTGCGGGGCCTCGGCGCCGCCATCGAGGTCGACGAGGCCGCGGCCCGCGCCACGGTCACCGGGGTGGCCGGGCGACCGCAGGGCCCGGCCGAGGTGTTCGCCCGCCTCTCGGGCACCACGTCGCGCTTCGTCACGCCGGTCGCCGCCCTGGCCGGCGCGCCCGTGCGGGTCGACGCCGCCCCGCCCATGCGGGCCCGGCCCATGGGCGACCTCCTCGACGCCCTGCGGGCCCTCGGCGTCGCCGTGGCCGAGGAGGGCGAGGCCGGACACCTCCCCGTCACCGTCACCGGGCCGCCCTCGGGTCGGGAGGTGGCCGTCCCCGGCACCACCTCCAGCCAGTTCGTCTCCGGCCTCCTCCTCGCCGGTGCCGCCCTCCCCGAGGGGCTGGTCGTCCGCCGCAGCACGGAACGCCTGGTCTCGGCGCCCTACGTCGACATGACCCGCTCGGTCATGGCGGCCTTCGGCGTGGCCGTGGCCGACGCCCCCGACGGGGCCCTGGTGGTGCCGGGGGGCGGCTACCGGGCCGCGACCTACGCCGTGGAGCCCGACGCCGCCACCGCCGGGTACCTCCTCGCCGCCGCAGCCATGACCGGGGGGCGGGTGCGGGTCCCGGGCCTCCCCCCGGCGGCCCTGCAGGCCGACGCCGCCCTGGTCGAGGTGCTGGCGGCCATGGGGGCCACGGTCCGCCGCGACGCCGCCGGCACCGAGGTCACCGGACCGGCGCCGGGCGCCGACGGCCGGGTCCACCTGCGAGGCGGCACGTTCGACCTCACGGCCTTCAGCGACATGGCCCCCACCGTGGCCGTCCTCGCCGCCCTGGCCGACGAGCCCGTGGAGGTCACCGGGGTCGGGTTCATCCGGGGCAAGGAGACCGACCGCATCGCGGCGCCGGTCACCGAGCTGCGCCGGTGCGGTGTGGACGCGGCCGAGACCGACGACGGCTTCGTCGTCCGCCCCGGCGGCGACGGCCCCCACGGCGCCACCTTCTCCACCTACGACGACCACCGGATGGCGATGTCGTTCGCCCTCCTCGGCCTGGTGGTGGAGGGGGTGGCCGTGCGCGACCCCGGGTGCGTGGCCAAGACCTTCCCCGGCTTCTTCACCGCCCTCGACGACCTCCGCCGCTGA
- the cmk gene encoding (d)CMP kinase — protein MRIIAIDGPAGSGKSTIAKRLATRLGLEYLDTGAMYRGIAFATLRRGLDPSDQEDVARIVRDVHMQVGEGTITVDDVDATIEIRGPEVTRAVSLVAANPEVRTEMVRRQREWATERGGGVLEGRDIGTVVFPDAVLKVYLTARPEVRAERRSKEVSDLSYETVASDLARRDALDQGRETSPLAEADGALVVDTSDLTVDEVVEALVAKVPS, from the coding sequence GTGAGGATCATCGCCATCGACGGTCCGGCGGGGTCGGGCAAGTCCACCATCGCCAAGCGCCTGGCCACCCGCCTCGGCCTCGAGTACCTCGACACCGGGGCCATGTACCGGGGGATCGCCTTCGCCACCCTGCGCCGGGGCCTCGACCCGAGCGACCAGGAGGACGTGGCCCGCATCGTGCGCGACGTCCACATGCAGGTGGGGGAGGGGACGATCACCGTCGACGACGTCGACGCCACCATCGAGATCCGCGGCCCCGAGGTCACCCGGGCGGTGTCGCTGGTCGCGGCCAACCCGGAGGTGCGCACCGAGATGGTGCGGCGCCAGCGGGAGTGGGCCACCGAGCGGGGCGGCGGCGTGCTCGAGGGGCGCGACATCGGCACCGTGGTGTTCCCCGACGCCGTGCTCAAGGTGTACCTGACGGCGCGCCCCGAGGTCCGGGCCGAGCGCCGGTCGAAGGAGGTCTCGGACCTGTCCTACGAGACCGTGGCCAGCGACCTGGCCCGGCGCGACGCCCTCGACCAGGGCCGGGAGACCTCGCCGCTGGCCGAGGCCGACGGGGCCCTGGTGGTCGACACCAGCGACCTCACCGTGGACGAGGTCGTGGAGGCCCTGGTGGCCAAGGTCCCGTCGTGA
- a CDS encoding lysophospholipid acyltransferase family protein: MTVDPAEEVADTGGRPAPLRRAEHRAGVHVRVEPPTRFERLLYGFVRGALVGFARLWLRVEYAGLEQVPTDRPFVLAPVHRSNIDFLLASGCTRRRQRFLGKDTLWKPGFGPLWSALGGIPVARGTADREALRACQAVVEGGEPLVMFPEGTRQEGPEVQELFDGPAFVQARTGAPIVPVGIGGSQRAMPKGARFVRPAKVVVVIGEPLEAPEAEGAKARRTAVRTQTALLHERLQTLFDEAQKRAGTPNRR, translated from the coding sequence GTGACCGTGGACCCGGCGGAGGAGGTCGCCGACACCGGGGGCCGGCCCGCGCCGCTGCGTCGGGCCGAGCACCGGGCCGGGGTCCACGTGCGGGTCGAGCCGCCCACCCGCTTCGAGCGCCTGCTCTACGGGTTCGTGCGGGGCGCCCTGGTCGGCTTCGCCCGGCTGTGGCTGCGGGTCGAGTACGCCGGCCTCGAGCAGGTCCCCACCGACCGGCCCTTCGTGCTCGCCCCGGTCCACCGCTCCAACATCGACTTCCTCCTCGCCTCCGGCTGCACCCGGCGTCGGCAGCGGTTCCTGGGCAAGGACACCCTCTGGAAGCCGGGCTTCGGGCCCCTGTGGTCGGCGCTGGGGGGCATCCCGGTGGCCCGAGGCACCGCCGACCGGGAGGCCCTGCGGGCCTGCCAGGCCGTCGTCGAGGGCGGCGAGCCGCTGGTGATGTTCCCCGAGGGCACCCGCCAGGAGGGCCCCGAGGTGCAGGAGCTCTTCGACGGCCCCGCCTTCGTCCAGGCCCGCACCGGCGCCCCCATCGTGCCGGTCGGCATCGGCGGGTCGCAGCGGGCCATGCCCAAGGGGGCGCGGTTCGTGCGCCCGGCCAAGGTCGTGGTGGTCATCGGGGAGCCGCTCGAGGCCCCCGAGGCCGAGGGGGCCAAGGCCCGCCGCACCGCGGTGCGGACCCAGACCGCCCTGCTCCACGAGCGCCTCCAGACCCTCTTCGACGAGGCCCAGAAGCGGGCCGGCACCCCCAACCGCCGCTGA
- the ispH gene encoding 4-hydroxy-3-methylbut-2-enyl diphosphate reductase, whose amino-acid sequence MDVDRVLLAEPRGFCAGVEMAIKALAWMVRAFEPPVYCYHEIVHNKLVVDRFRAQGVVFVDDIAEVPEGRPVMLSAHGSAPEVVQAARDSGGYVVDAVCPLVTKVHHEVKVRAGKGYQIVYVGHEGHEEAVGTMAVAPDAIHRVETTEEVDALPDFDQPVAMLAQTTLSHRDWAGLRDAAVERFPSMWVPGRSDLCFATTNRQSALLEMAPRCDAIVVIGSSNSSNTRALAQLAQEAGCPRVFRVNTADELPDDLTGTVGVTAGASAYEELIEAVLARLGFTKAEAEPVRVTEEDEYFPPPRNLRDLVAAIDVVATLTLGGSLPDRPPADDRTLPASEVLAAL is encoded by the coding sequence GTGGACGTCGACCGGGTGCTGCTGGCCGAGCCCCGGGGCTTCTGCGCCGGGGTGGAGATGGCCATCAAGGCGCTGGCCTGGATGGTGCGGGCCTTCGAGCCGCCGGTGTACTGCTACCACGAGATCGTCCACAACAAGCTGGTGGTCGACCGCTTCCGGGCCCAGGGCGTGGTCTTCGTCGACGACATCGCCGAGGTCCCCGAGGGGCGGCCGGTCATGCTCTCGGCCCACGGCTCGGCCCCCGAGGTCGTCCAGGCCGCCCGCGACAGCGGCGGCTACGTGGTCGACGCCGTGTGCCCGCTGGTCACCAAGGTCCACCACGAGGTCAAGGTGCGCGCCGGCAAGGGCTACCAGATCGTCTACGTCGGCCACGAGGGCCACGAGGAGGCGGTCGGCACCATGGCGGTGGCGCCCGACGCCATCCACCGGGTGGAGACCACCGAGGAGGTCGACGCCCTCCCCGACTTCGACCAGCCCGTCGCCATGCTGGCCCAGACCACCCTCAGCCACCGCGACTGGGCCGGGCTCCGCGACGCCGCCGTGGAGCGCTTCCCCTCCATGTGGGTGCCGGGCCGCAGCGACCTCTGCTTCGCCACCACCAACCGCCAGTCCGCGCTGCTGGAGATGGCCCCCCGGTGCGACGCCATCGTCGTCATCGGGTCGTCGAACTCCTCCAACACCCGGGCCCTGGCCCAGCTGGCCCAGGAGGCGGGCTGTCCCCGGGTGTTCCGGGTCAACACGGCCGACGAGCTGCCCGACGACCTCACCGGCACGGTGGGGGTCACGGCCGGGGCGTCGGCCTACGAGGAGCTCATCGAGGCGGTGCTCGCCCGCCTGGGGTTCACCAAGGCCGAGGCCGAGCCCGTCCGGGTGACCGAGGAGGACGAGTACTTCCCGCCGCCGCGGAACCTGCGCGACCTGGTCGCGGCCATCGACGTGGTGGCCACCCTCACCCTGGGCGGCTCACTCCCCGACCGCCCGCCGGCCGACGACCGGACCCTGCCCGCCAGCGAGGTCCTCGCCGCCCTGTAG
- a CDS encoding DUF512 domain-containing protein, whose product MSAPRVVAVVPGSPAHRAGVAVDDEVLAVDGEAPRDVIEWRWLTDEPDPALELRRGGLELTVEVAKAAGEALGIEVHSSLFDQVRTCDNHCEFCFIYQLPPGLRKSLYLKDDDYRLSFLYGNFTTLTRFTEADLERVVTEGISPLNVSIHATDPAVRTEMLRNRRGATSLRWLRALLDHGVEVHGQVVCCPGVNDGAVLDDTLVGVLDQYPELASLCVVPLGVSRHNPEPRMRPTTREEAAAVVDSVHRAQERFLRTLGRRLVFAADEYYLLAERPFPAPEAYEGFAMHEDGVGMARTFEAEFSGTALPPAPGEEQAGTGPQDGFFTWVDAAETGRATRYEAAGDLGAPPEGYRAVRDDRGPEASAAPAPVAVALRPRADAPVGVLTSPYGARVLDPLLAEVAGPTVRTVTVENRYFGGNVAVAGLMVGEDLARTLAAEPEGHRYLLPDVCLSGGRFLDGTTPDELPRPVEVVPTDGAALRRALRAPVPA is encoded by the coding sequence ATGTCCGCGCCCCGCGTCGTCGCCGTCGTCCCCGGCTCGCCCGCCCACCGGGCGGGTGTCGCCGTCGACGACGAGGTGCTGGCCGTCGACGGCGAGGCGCCCCGCGACGTCATCGAGTGGCGGTGGCTCACCGACGAGCCCGACCCCGCCCTCGAGCTGCGCCGCGGCGGCCTCGAGCTCACCGTGGAGGTGGCCAAGGCCGCGGGGGAGGCGCTCGGCATCGAGGTCCACTCGTCGCTGTTCGACCAGGTCCGCACGTGCGACAACCACTGCGAGTTCTGCTTCATCTACCAGCTCCCCCCGGGACTGCGGAAGAGCCTCTACCTGAAGGACGACGACTACCGGCTGAGCTTCCTCTACGGGAACTTCACCACCCTCACCCGCTTCACCGAGGCCGACCTCGAGCGCGTCGTCACCGAGGGCATCAGCCCGCTCAACGTCAGCATCCACGCCACCGACCCCGCGGTGCGCACCGAGATGCTCCGCAACCGGCGGGGCGCCACCAGCCTGCGCTGGCTCCGGGCCCTCCTCGACCACGGCGTCGAGGTCCACGGCCAGGTCGTGTGCTGCCCGGGCGTCAACGACGGCGCCGTGCTCGACGACACCCTGGTCGGCGTGCTCGACCAGTACCCCGAGCTGGCCTCGCTCTGCGTCGTCCCCCTCGGGGTCAGCCGCCACAACCCCGAGCCCCGCATGCGGCCCACCACCCGGGAGGAGGCCGCGGCGGTGGTCGACAGCGTCCACCGGGCCCAGGAGCGCTTCCTCCGCACCCTGGGCCGGCGCCTGGTGTTCGCGGCCGACGAGTACTACCTCCTCGCCGAGCGCCCCTTCCCCGCCCCCGAGGCCTACGAGGGCTTCGCCATGCACGAGGACGGGGTGGGCATGGCCCGCACCTTCGAGGCCGAGTTCTCCGGCACCGCCCTGCCCCCGGCCCCGGGCGAGGAGCAGGCCGGCACCGGTCCCCAGGACGGCTTCTTCACCTGGGTCGACGCGGCCGAGACGGGCCGGGCCACCCGCTACGAGGCGGCCGGGGACCTGGGCGCCCCGCCCGAGGGCTACCGGGCAGTCCGCGACGACCGGGGCCCGGAGGCCTCCGCCGCGCCGGCCCCGGTGGCCGTGGCCCTGCGCCCCCGGGCCGACGCCCCCGTGGGCGTGCTCACCAGCCCCTACGGCGCCCGGGTCCTCGACCCCCTCCTCGCCGAGGTCGCGGGCCCGACCGTCCGCACGGTCACGGTGGAGAACCGCTACTTCGGCGGCAACGTCGCCGTGGCCGGGCTGATGGTGGGCGAGGACCTGGCCCGCACCCTGGCCGCCGAGCCCGAGGGGCACCGCTACCTGCTGCCCGACGTCTGCCTGTCCGGCGGGCGCTTCCTCGACGGCACCACGCCCGACGAGCTACCCCGCCCGGTCGAGGTGGTGCCCACCGACGGGGCCGCCCTGCGCCGCGCCCTGCGGGCCCCGGTGCCGGCGTGA
- the der gene encoding ribosome biogenesis GTPase Der has protein sequence MTAADDAPARPTAAARKPQSPAAAAAARAEVPPRPGLPVVAIVGRPNVGKSTLVNRIIGRREAIVEERPGVTRDRKEVEAEWNGRAFTLVDTGGWLARGSELDEKVSRQSEQAIASADAILLVVDATTGATEDDDRVARILRGATAPVLVVANKVDGESREHLVWDLLRLGLGDPHPVSALHGRGTGDLLDAVVDALPDEVDDAPGDGPGTDGPPVADADGAVAVAIVGRPNVGKSTLFNRLIGEERAVVHDLAGTTRDSVDTVVETDAGPLRFVDTAGMRRRARTSEGAEYYSLVRALQSVDTADVALLVIDATEGITHQDQRLAERVDAAGCPVVLLLNKWERLDAEARKHVTDDVARRLAFVGEAPVLKISALTGKGVDRLLPTLAGTISQYRRRVPTRRVNEVIGAAQAAQPAPHGARVLYATQGATDPPTFTLFTNKDLAPTYLRYLERTLRDAFDLHQTAVKIRVRRRS, from the coding sequence GTGACCGCGGCCGACGACGCACCGGCGCGGCCCACCGCCGCGGCCCGCAAGCCGCAGAGCCCGGCCGCCGCGGCGGCGGCCCGGGCCGAGGTCCCGCCCCGCCCCGGGCTGCCGGTCGTGGCCATCGTGGGCCGCCCCAACGTGGGCAAGTCCACCCTGGTCAACCGCATCATCGGGCGGCGCGAGGCCATCGTGGAGGAGCGACCCGGGGTCACCCGCGACCGCAAGGAGGTCGAGGCCGAGTGGAACGGCCGGGCCTTCACCCTGGTCGACACCGGCGGCTGGCTGGCCCGGGGCAGCGAGCTGGACGAGAAGGTGAGCCGCCAGAGCGAGCAGGCCATCGCCTCCGCCGACGCCATCCTGCTGGTGGTCGACGCCACCACGGGCGCCACCGAGGACGACGACCGCGTCGCCCGCATCCTCCGCGGGGCCACCGCGCCCGTCCTGGTGGTGGCCAACAAGGTCGACGGCGAGAGCAGGGAGCACCTGGTGTGGGACCTGCTCCGCCTGGGCCTCGGCGACCCCCACCCCGTCAGCGCCCTCCACGGGCGCGGCACCGGGGACCTCCTCGACGCCGTGGTCGACGCCCTCCCCGACGAGGTCGACGACGCGCCCGGCGACGGTCCCGGCACGGACGGGCCGCCCGTGGCCGATGCCGACGGGGCCGTGGCGGTGGCCATCGTGGGCCGGCCCAACGTGGGCAAGTCGACGCTCTTCAACCGCCTCATCGGCGAGGAGCGGGCCGTGGTCCACGACCTGGCCGGCACCACCCGCGACTCCGTCGACACCGTGGTGGAGACCGACGCCGGCCCCCTCCGCTTCGTCGACACCGCCGGGATGCGGCGCCGGGCCCGCACCAGCGAGGGGGCCGAGTACTACTCCCTCGTGCGGGCCCTCCAGTCGGTCGACACCGCGGACGTGGCACTCCTCGTCATCGACGCCACCGAGGGCATCACCCACCAGGACCAGCGCCTGGCCGAGCGGGTCGACGCCGCCGGGTGCCCCGTGGTCCTGCTGCTCAACAAGTGGGAGCGCCTCGACGCCGAGGCCCGCAAGCACGTGACCGACGACGTGGCCCGGCGGCTGGCCTTCGTGGGCGAGGCCCCGGTGCTGAAGATCAGCGCCCTCACGGGCAAGGGCGTCGACCGCCTGCTGCCCACCCTCGCCGGCACCATCTCCCAGTACCGGCGGCGGGTGCCGACCCGGCGGGTGAACGAGGTCATCGGCGCGGCCCAGGCGGCCCAGCCCGCACCCCACGGGGCCCGGGTCCTCTACGCCACCCAGGGGGCGACCGACCCGCCCACCTTCACGCTGTTCACCAACAAGGACCTGGCGCCCACCTACCTGCGCTACCTGGAGCGGACGCTGCGCGACGCCTTCGACCTGCACCAGACCGCGGTCAAGATCCGCGTCCGCCGGCGGAGCTAG
- a CDS encoding glycerophosphodiester phosphodiesterase — MGTRSWPFLDHPGPLAFAHRGAHRPDGPGENTMAAFAAAVELGYRYVETDVHLTADGVVVAFHDDRLDRVTDMTGELADLPWSEVARARVGPEGDPVPRLDELLARWPDLRVNIDPKHDRVVEPLADVLAAAGAVARVCCGSFSDARLATLRDRLGPDLCTSLGPRATARVAAAGLGLPAGTPPGPCLQVPTTVKGRRLVTPRFVRRAHGLGLQVHVWTIDDPDEMGALLDMGVDGIMTDRADLLREVLDARGQWA; from the coding sequence GTGGGCACCCGCAGCTGGCCGTTCCTCGACCACCCCGGGCCCCTGGCCTTCGCCCACCGCGGCGCCCACCGCCCCGACGGGCCCGGCGAGAACACCATGGCCGCCTTCGCCGCCGCGGTGGAGCTGGGCTACCGGTACGTGGAGACCGACGTGCACCTGACCGCCGACGGCGTGGTGGTGGCCTTCCACGACGACCGCCTGGACCGGGTGACCGACATGACCGGCGAGCTGGCCGACCTCCCGTGGTCCGAGGTGGCACGGGCGCGGGTGGGCCCCGAGGGCGACCCCGTGCCCCGGCTCGACGAGCTGCTGGCCCGGTGGCCCGACCTGCGGGTGAACATCGACCCCAAGCACGACCGGGTGGTGGAGCCCCTGGCCGACGTCCTGGCCGCCGCCGGGGCGGTGGCGCGGGTGTGCTGCGGCTCGTTCTCCGACGCCCGGCTGGCGACCCTCCGCGACCGCCTGGGACCCGACCTGTGCACCTCGCTCGGCCCCCGCGCCACCGCCCGCGTCGCGGCGGCGGGCCTGGGCCTGCCCGCCGGGACGCCGCCGGGCCCTTGCCTGCAGGTGCCCACCACCGTGAAGGGCCGACGCCTGGTGACGCCCCGCTTCGTGCGCCGGGCCCACGGGCTCGGGCTGCAGGTCCACGTGTGGACCATCGACGACCCCGACGAGATGGGCGCGCTGCTCGACATGGGGGTCGACGGGATCATGACCGACCGCGCCGACCTGCTCCGGGAGGTGCTGGACGCCCGGGGCCAGTGGGCCTGA
- a CDS encoding transglutaminase family protein → MPADRQPPLDPSHPSELTTRFAGVVRRSAPDRGLDEACALVAAHFSVGADPDGTDLVAVRSGLDDLARGVGDPSLRGVVDHLVAAGLGGDPSDYASPASSMLPAVVRRRRGLPILLAVVAVEVARRCEVPAAVVGMPGHVLVVGDDGLADPFHRRSHLRPADACDLFRRLHGASAPWDPSYLDPVGDAQVVARILANLANRYRADRDHRREAVALGLRSLVPGVGAEEQAALASALARSGAFDRAATTMEALADAGGAGTDPEELRERAVRWRARLN, encoded by the coding sequence GTGCCTGCGGACCGCCAGCCCCCCCTCGATCCCTCCCACCCCTCGGAGCTCACCACCCGGTTCGCCGGGGTGGTGCGACGGAGCGCGCCCGACCGTGGCCTCGACGAGGCCTGCGCCCTGGTCGCAGCCCACTTCTCGGTGGGCGCCGACCCCGACGGGACCGACCTGGTGGCGGTGCGGTCGGGCCTCGACGACCTGGCCCGGGGCGTGGGCGACCCGAGCCTCCGGGGCGTGGTCGACCACCTCGTCGCCGCCGGGCTCGGGGGTGACCCCTCCGACTACGCCTCCCCGGCCAGCTCGATGCTCCCCGCGGTGGTGCGCCGGCGCCGGGGGCTGCCCATCCTCCTCGCCGTGGTCGCCGTGGAGGTCGCCCGTCGCTGCGAGGTGCCCGCCGCCGTGGTCGGGATGCCGGGCCACGTCCTCGTGGTGGGCGACGACGGCCTGGCCGACCCCTTCCACCGACGCAGCCACCTCCGGCCCGCCGACGCCTGCGACCTCTTCCGCCGCCTCCACGGCGCATCCGCCCCCTGGGACCCCTCGTACCTCGACCCCGTCGGCGACGCCCAGGTGGTGGCCCGGATCCTGGCCAACCTGGCCAACCGCTACCGCGCCGACCGCGACCACCGGCGGGAGGCCGTCGCCCTCGGCCTGCGCAGCCTCGTTCCGGGGGTGGGTGCCGAGGAGCAGGCCGCCCTGGCCTCGGCCCTGGCCCGCAGCGGGGCCTTCGACCGGGCCGCGACGACCATGGAGGCGCTGGCCGACGCAGGCGGGGCCGGGACCGACCCCGAGGAGCTGCGCGAGCGCGCCGTGCGCTGGCGGGCCCGCCTGAACTGA
- a CDS encoding acyl-CoA dehydrogenase family protein, protein MTDLATRPAPADQDPDEQRVRAAAEALLESHPPATTDPATFLGAQFDAGLAWVHFDEGHGGLGVRPKLQKVVQEVLRGSGAPNPVGRNPIGHGMGAPTVHAHGSEAQRSRYLRPLFTGEEVWCQMFSEPGAGSDVASLATRAVRDGDEWVVNGQKVWTTVAHLSRWGMLVARTDPSQPKHKGLTYFVVDMEAPGVEVRPLYQITGEAEFNEVYFTDVRIPDAERLGEVGEGWRVSITTLMNERVSIGGGIPAPGTGMVELAVRAWRDAGRPGGAARDQLVRLWTRAEVLRLTNWRASQTRAAGVPGPEGSIGKSAGAELNQAITEYAVTVLGAEGMLLPSGYPMERPRMAMDVSSAQKAFLRCRANTIEGGTTEIMKNILAERVLGLPGDVRVDKDRPWTDVPR, encoded by the coding sequence ATGACCGACCTCGCCACCCGTCCCGCCCCGGCCGACCAGGACCCCGACGAGCAGCGGGTCCGGGCCGCGGCCGAGGCCCTGCTCGAGAGCCACCCGCCGGCCACCACCGACCCGGCGACGTTCCTCGGCGCCCAGTTCGACGCCGGCCTGGCCTGGGTGCACTTCGACGAGGGCCACGGCGGCCTCGGCGTCCGGCCCAAGCTCCAGAAGGTCGTGCAGGAGGTGCTGCGCGGCAGCGGGGCCCCCAACCCCGTGGGCCGCAACCCCATCGGCCACGGCATGGGTGCCCCGACCGTGCACGCCCACGGCTCCGAGGCCCAGCGGTCCCGCTACCTCCGCCCGCTGTTCACCGGCGAGGAGGTGTGGTGCCAGATGTTCAGCGAGCCCGGGGCCGGGAGCGACGTGGCCAGCCTGGCGACCCGCGCCGTCCGCGACGGCGACGAGTGGGTCGTCAACGGCCAGAAGGTGTGGACCACCGTCGCCCACCTGTCCCGCTGGGGGATGCTGGTCGCCCGCACCGACCCGTCCCAGCCCAAGCACAAGGGCCTGACCTACTTCGTGGTCGACATGGAGGCGCCGGGCGTCGAGGTCCGACCGCTCTACCAGATCACCGGCGAGGCCGAGTTCAACGAGGTCTACTTCACCGACGTGCGCATCCCCGACGCCGAGCGCCTGGGCGAGGTGGGGGAGGGCTGGCGGGTCTCCATCACCACGCTGATGAACGAGCGGGTCTCGATCGGCGGGGGGATCCCGGCGCCCGGCACCGGCATGGTCGAGCTGGCCGTGCGGGCCTGGCGCGACGCCGGCCGACCCGGTGGGGCGGCCCGCGACCAGCTGGTCCGGCTCTGGACCCGGGCCGAGGTGCTGCGCCTCACCAACTGGCGGGCCTCCCAGACCCGTGCCGCGGGCGTCCCCGGGCCGGAGGGCTCGATCGGCAAGTCCGCCGGCGCCGAGCTGAACCAGGCCATCACCGAGTACGCGGTGACGGTCCTCGGGGCGGAGGGGATGCTGCTGCCCAGCGGCTACCCGATGGAGCGGCCCCGCATGGCGATGGACGTGTCCTCGGCCCAGAAGGCCTTCCTCCGCTGCCGGGCCAACACCATCGAGGGCGGCACCACCGAGATCATGAAGAACATCCTCGCCGAGCGGGTGCTGGGCCTCCCCGGCGACGTCAGGGTCGACAAGGACCGGCCCTGGACCGACGTGCCCCGCTAG